A genomic window from Thunnus maccoyii chromosome 2, fThuMac1.1, whole genome shotgun sequence includes:
- the fhip1aa gene encoding FHF complex subunit HOOK interacting protein 1A, whose protein sequence is MMASMVANGNQDGQSLVLKGVDPETCMIVFKNHWAQVVKILEKHDPLRSSSTLPSLSVINLSGGSSGGSRFGGPIPGDEASAVQNYVEHMLFLLIEEDSGQVGAMGPILEFVVMENVMERLFVWSLRREFTDDMKLEQLKMYEMLVGQARQPLLHHKPILRPLMMLLSSCSGTAVPDVEDELVLLLNQLCCVLAKDPSVLELFFHTSEDQGATNFLIFSLLIPFIHREGTVGQQARDALLLIMSLSAENERVAKHIAENTYFCPVLATGLSGLYSSLPTKLEVPNEEWHSLHREDWLQMPSLVQFLNSLEFCNAVIQVAHPDIRDQLVSYIYNGFLVPVLAPALHKLTLEEVMTTTAYLDLFLRSVTEPALLQTFLSFILLHQHESVHILDTLVSRINTPFQLGIVSLALFRTLIGLYCEDVMLQLVLRYLIPCNHMMLSQRRVVRERDCYSVSAAKILALTPSCCSPDHSPPPLRQLDSILFSKGAETPNNTSTTEEKESFSEEDDDSGNSCTIGSEIYLDVSYLHYLYDARLSISSCIRACRVWSALYDGEDPPPEKYQPGVLEEPVLKRPQTQITLKRAPQPLAPRPRPAPPPKSEPPSVNQLELEWDDSYDACPVQTAEAPVESKPPQLPSAEPPKHIQEMRRTAIMLVKGSYIEESEFQDDVMVYDLVAKKDSTDVERGKHRPNGSESEEPQPGSPEAPLKNGLSLTLPTSVIADNGKNSSDIKAKGQTDCNSNLQNTTTTATAAAAAAAELGEDLLAQYEELIRTLDTEAGGKTVKSDGELKKPTTPVEAEEEQEEMDFTSFSAETPEPEKVHSPFGPTLRSGSTSRNHSVPFTGPFVSVLLSRLENMLSNSLHVNLLLTGILAQLAAFPQPLLRSFLLNTNLVFQPTVRSLYQVLATVKNQIEELAATRKDFPELITAAQHWLLAREASFGAADKNSGGGSKHGDVGRMLKSSPPPKPKAISLDRTDVFATVLFTEFLKELAAIAQEHSILSYIPMEE, encoded by the exons ATGATGGCCTCCATGGTTGCCAATGGAAACCAAGACGGGCAGTCTCTGGTCTTGAAAGGGGTGGATCCAGAGACCTGCATGATTGTGTTCAAGAACCACTGGGCTCAG GTGGTGAAGATCCTAGAAAAGCATGATCCCCTTCGCAGCAGCTCTACACTGCCCTCCCTAAGTGTCATCAACCTCAGCGGTGGCTCTAGCGGCGGCTCTCGTTTCGGCGGCCCCATCCCCGGAGACGAGGCGAGTGCTGTGCAGAACTATGTGGAACACATGCTGTTCCTGCTAATAGAGGAGGACAGCGGTCAGGTCGGCGCCATGGGCCCCATCCTGGAGTTTGTGGTGATGGAGAACGTGATGGAGCGTCTCTTTGTGTGGAGCCTCCGTAGAGAGTTCACTGACGACATGAAGCTGGAGCAGCTGAAGATGTACGAGATGCTGGTGGGCCAAGCACGCCAGCCTCTGTTGCATCACAAGCCCATACTGCGGCCGCTCATGATGCTGCTGTCATCATGTTCGGGCACCGCAGTGCCAGATGTTGAAGACGAGCTGGTGCTGCTGCTCAACCAGCTGTGCTGCGTTCTGGCCAAGGACCCTTCAGTTCTGGAGCTGTTTTTTCACACTAGCGAGGACCAGGGAGCCACCAACTTCCTCATCTTCTCCCTGCTCATCCCCTTCATCCACAGGGAGGGCACAGTGGGCCAGCAAGCCAGAGACGCCCTGCTGCTCATTATGTCGCTGTCTGCTGAGAACGAGCGAGTGGCCAAACACATAGCAGAGAATACCTACTTCTGTCCG GTGCTGGCCACAGGGCTGAGCGGCCTGTACTCATCTCTCCCCACCAAACTGGAGGTTCCCAATGAGGAGTGGCACAGCCTGCACAGAGAGGACTGGCTACAGATGCCGTCCCTCGTCCAGTTTCTTAACTCACTGGAATTCTGCAACGCTGTTATTCAG GTGGCCCACCCTGATATCAGAGACCAGCTGGTGAGCTACATCTACAACGGATTCCTCGTGCCTGTTCTCGCACCAGCACTCCACAAG CTGACGCTAGAGGAAGTGATGACCACCACAGCGTACCTCGACCTCTTCCTGAGAAGTGTCACTGAGCCAGCCCTGCTGCAGactttcctctccttcatcctcctgcACCAACATGAGAGCGTCCACATCTTAGATACTCTGGTCAGCCGCATCAACACTCCCTTCCAG CTGGGCATTGTGTCACTGGCACTTTTCCGCACTCTCATTGGCTTATACTGTGAAGACGTGATGCTGCAGCTCGTATTGAG GTACCTGATCCCCTGTAATCACATGATGTTGAGCCAGAGACGTGTGGTGAGGGAGAGGGACTGCTACTCGGTGTCAGCAGCCAAGATCCTGGCATTAACGCCGTCCTGCTGCTCTCCCGATCACAGCCCCCCGCCCCTCCGACAGCTGGACTCCATCCTCTTTTCAAAAGGTGCAGAGACTCCCAACAACACCAGCACCACAG aggaaaaagaaagctTCTCAGAAGAGGATGATGACTCGGGTAACTCCTGCACCATCGGGTCAGAAATCTACTTGGATGTCAGTTATCTCCATTACCTCTACGATGCCCGACTGAGCATCAGCAGCTGCATCCGGGCCTGCCGGGTTTGGTCAGCCCTGTACGACGGCGAGGACCCGCCTCCTGAGAAATACCAGCCGGGCGTCCTCGAGGAGCCGGTACTGAAGAGGCCGCAAACCCAGATAACTCTCAAGAGAGCTCCACAGCCGCTAGCACCGCGCCCTCGCCCTGCCCCGCCGCCGAAGTCAGAGCCGCCCTCCGTCAACCAGTTGGAGCTGGAGTGGGATGATAGTTACGATGCATGCCCGGTGCAGACTGCTGAGGCTCCTGTTGAGAGTAAACCTCCACAGCTGCCTTCTGCCGAGCCTCCGAAGCACATCCAAGAGATGAGGAGAACAGCCATCATGTTGGTAAAAGGCTCATACATTGAGGAATCTGAGTTCCAGGACGACGTCATGGTTTACGATCTTGTTGCAAAGAAAGATAGCACAGATGTTGAGCGTGGTAAGCACAGACCCAACGGGTCAGAATCAGAAGAACCCCAACCAGGTTCACCTGAAGCTCCCCTAAAAAACGGACTCAGTCTAACGCTTCCAACCTCTGTGATAGCTGATAATGGTAAGAATAGCTCGGACATAAAGGCCAAAGGTCAAACAGATTGTAATTCCAACCTCCAAAATACCACCACAACCGCCACTgccgctgccgctgctgctgctgagctggGTGAAGACCTTTTGGCTCAGTATGAGGAGCTCATTCGTACGTTGGACACAGAAGCAGGTGGAAAAACGGTCAAATCTGATGGAGAGTTGAAGAAGCCCACCACACCCGTGGAGGCggaggaggaacaggaggagaTGGATTTCACCTCCTTCTCTGCTGAGACGCCAGAGCCAGAGAAAGTGCATTCGCCATTTGGCCCCACGCTTCGAAGCGGAAGTACAAGTAGAAACCATTCAGTGCCTTTTACAG GGCCGTTTGTCAGTGTGCTTTTGTCTCGTCTGGAGAACATGCTGTCCAACTCGCTTCATGTCAACTTGTTGTTGACGGGCATACTGGCCCAGTTGGCAGCCTTTCCTCAGCCTCTGCTGCGCTCATTCCTCCTCAACACCAACTTGGTCTTTCAGCCGACAGTTCGCTCCTTGTACCAG GTACTAGCCACCGTGAAGAACCAGATAGAAGAGCTGGCTGCCACCAGAAAGGACTTTCCAGAGCTGATTACTGCCGCCCAACACTGGCTCCTGGCCAGGGAGGCGTCGTTCGGAGCAGCAG ACAAAAACAGCGGTGGTGGCTCCAAGCACGGTGATGTGGGGAGGATGTTGAAGAGTTCCCCGCCACCGAAACCCAAAGCCATCTCTCTGGACCGGACAGACGTGTTCGCCACCGTCCTCTTCACGGAGTTCCTCAAAGAACTGGCTGCCATTGCACAAGAACACTCCATCTTATCATACATTCCTATGGAAGAGTAG